GCTGCGACCGGAATCATCGTCCATTTCAACAGCGACAAAAGATGGTTCGTCATCTCCAAGTGCATACGAACCACCGACCGTACAAATGTCACATTTGCAACAGCACTTTTGGTGAAGAGAGCGTGCTCAAACAGCACTTAAGAGTGCATTCTGGAGAACGGCCCTTCGAATGTAAAATCTGCCACAAACGATTcgctgccagtgctgctcTGTCGGTACACCTTCGTATCCACACCGGCGAAAAACCTCTCAAATGCAAATATCCCGGCTGTGAAAAACGGTTCTCCGAGTCGTCCAACCTAAACAAACATCTCAAAACGCACTTCAGTGGCAGTCCTTGCATCTGTCCCATCTGTTCCGAGTCATTCCAAGACCCTGACCACCTATTTAAGCATTTTAAGACCCActgataaatatatttattctccTCACAAACGGTCCCtgcttgcctccggcggctggggtctgctccagaccccgtggcttctctcgctccgctcgagtcgaccCTGAACACACGGGTCGTGCTCgcttccggcggctggggctctgccccagaccccgtagctcctctcgctccgctcgagtcgaccCACCACCGCAcgtcgctcgcgaagcgagcacaacggggtctggggcagcgccccagccgccggaggcaatgcCCGTTACATTAATGCAAATACAATTACTACGTAGCTAGGTCTCGTCTTGAGGGTTTCGGTAGAGTATTATCTCGCTTTGTTTGAAGTAACGACGCGAGTCCTCGTCAATGAGCACTAGAGAAAGGAATGTACGGATAGAGAACTTCTTGTTGACATCGCGGAAGGTTGGCGTCAGGTCGAAGCCGCCGAGGAAAAGTCGGATGGGAATAGTCTCGCCTCGGACAGGTGCACCATCCATGATTTCAAACCGTACCAGCGTATCGCTCTCGTTATATTGATTAGGAGCCACACCCACTGTTTCTCGCCGGATTATCGACAGTTCCATGTGTTTTATCTTGAGCCGTACAAGCAGGAAATAGATTCGGCCTACTATGACATCTTTCAGGTGGTATCGGGACTTGGAATATTCAAACTCGATATGCAGACAGTCTTCAATACCCACATCCATCTTGATTGAACTGATTCCCTCTGGAGGAACTTTATAGTTATATACCCAGAGATCCTTTTCCCTGACGATATCGGCCATCCGGCGGAACACCGTCACTTTGACATAGTATCGTAGCTTGACATTAATTCCATTATAACTTTCAAACTGTTTTTCCACGTTTTTGAACTCGAAATCGTACGTCTCTGGGTGTCGTAAttcagcaggagcagccaaTTCTTGAGCCAGTGATAAAAAGTCGTCGTGCTGACCACGATCTGACGACTGCTCTATACTACCGACAAATTGCACTTTAATACCCATATGTTCCAAACGTTTACCATCTCTAGGACGAATTGTGACCGAACCTTTAACAGACTCGCCATCCATGTACAAGGGAACACTTCTTCTACGGGCAAGAGCATTGGCCGAAGACGGGTTGCCCGTCCCCGCAATGGCTTTTTGGCCATTCGACTGTTTGATCTCGACATGAGTCCGGGTGTCCTCGCCGTCAAGACGGATCTCAATATCCAACTGAGACTTGAAAAAAGATGCCATCTCGGAACCTCAATGCCTCAAAACACTGTCAATATCCTAATATCTCTTGTGGCAATCAACACCTGCTACTTCTTAGGGAGACGACGATGCTACATGTCGCCGCCGTGCTTTATCACTTATCTCACTGCGGTTCACGGCACAGCCGTTCGTTAAGCCCCAGGGTCCAACCCCGACTTGGACTCTGTGGCCGGCTCATTTGGGGCTGGGGGTctacctccggcggctggggctccgccccagaccccgtggctcgcttcgctcgacCTGAAACTCACGGGTTCAGACTATAGCAAGAGATCACGTGATCTTTCCAAGTGTTAatcgagcgaagcgagctagggggtctggggcggagccccggccgccggaggcaagtccTGACCCAAGCAGAAGTGTAGTCGAGGGTTCATTAGTGGTTATAGAGGGGGTACAGTCGTTATTCGTTTCTTCGTTAGGCAACAGTGGCACGGTGATGGTGGTAGGGTGTTAACAGAGACCCTTGACGAGGGCCCAGGAGTCGCATTTGATGTTGTTGGAGTCGGCCCATTCTTTGGTTAGTTTGTATCCAAaggcagcagcttcttgGAGGGTAGAGAAGCAGTGCATGGGCAGGTAGTAGGGGTCCTCGAGCGGTCGGTAGCCTCCTTCGTGTTTGCTTGACGGTTTTGGACTGGCGTGTCTGTTGGTCCAAGTTTTGGGGTAGTCCTTTTCGACATCGTCTAAACTGAGTTGGGTCAAGCCGAGCTTGAAATCCTGCATCGACGAGTCGTGGCAGGCCATGTATTTGGTTGTTAGGTGGACAATTTCCTGGTTTAGTTTATTCACATCGACGTCATCCGATCCAGATCCCGGTCCAGATCCTGCTCGTGATGCAGAGGATCCGGTGTCGGGAAGTTGCTTTGTCTTCTTTTGGATTACGCTATGACAGGCAGATGCAATTCTCATGTGAACCAGGGCCCGAATCTGATATAATAGACCCACTAATTGGTGGATCTTGTTCTGCTCaaaatttattatcaacCGGCCAATAAACGGAATCAGAGTCGACCAAGAGCTACGGTTGGCATCTCGTCGGACCATCTGATCGGCCCTATCTTCATAGTCAAACCCTACTATGAATGCCAGTAGTGAGTCGACACTAATAACGGCAGCCAGAGAGTATTGCTTTTTTTCCATTGCACTATCGGCTTCgtgtttcttctctctgGCAAGCTCGATCCAGTTGTGCATTTTGCTTCTCAGAAGACGGTAGTACTTTTCTCGTTTCTCTTCAGAAATGGCCGACTGACTCGATATTTTCGAGATGGGTGAAGATGCTGGATTCGTGAGTCCAGCACCTGAATCTTTTTGTTCGgacttttgttttgttgcTTTGACAGATGGCAGCTGTGTTTGAGAGTTGTGGTTttgattctggttctgattctggttcttgGAGATTTTTTTGCGCTTGGCAGACTCTGCCAAGGGCCCCTCGTCTTCTGACGAGCTCGAGTAACTTCGGTTGATTTTAGGTCGTTTTGTAGATGGTTTGGTATTGTTAGTAGTAGCATTAGTATTAGCATTATTCGAAGTAGAACTTCCATTTTGCGAAGATTTGTGTTCAATGATTCCCAGCCCGATCGTCTTTTTAGAGCTCGAGTTGGGGTTGGTTGATGATGGCTTTTTGGAGCTGAGTTCACCTTCTGAGTCTCTACCATCTTTCACTGGTGGACGCTTAGACTTTTCGTTTAATTTTGTAGATGCTACACCTTTTTCTGGTCTCTCTTTAGCCCGTATTTCACCATCTTTCGTGACAGTACGATCCTTGGATCGGTCCGTTTTTTCTCCAATCCTTCGGTCATTGACTTTTTCTCTATTCTTAGCACTTTCACTATTGGATTTATCAGACAGCTCGCCATCTCTGTCTCTGTctcgttctcgttcttTGGTATCCACCTTCAAAGTAACAATAAAAGAAGGACGTCGCTTTTTCCCATTTATAGTTGAATCTTTTCCATTTGAAAGAATATGGTCGCCATTTCCTTCACTAATCAGAGGCGCGACAGCACGTTTGGGTACTGGCTGTAATATCACAGGCCTATCAGAAGCTGTTGCCGCGGAAGACGGTTTCTTCTTGTCGCTTGAACCAGTGCTGTCGCTGCGAAAGCTGCCTAAATCATCGAATTCCGGCGGCAGTGTGGGACTGAGCATTCGCTGCGGAATCATTTCCTCGGCCCATGCTGGTAGCGTGGGACTCAGCATGGGCGGCAGCGACACCGGCGACTCAGACCCGTTCCGCGAAGGAGGCCCTATACTGCCATTGAGCCTATTAGCAGCTTTACTCATACTAAGACTGTGTGCTCAAGCTTTCTTGTACTGAAATTCCAAACCtgccaaatccaaatcGTCTCTTGATACCATACGACAAATATAACTTCGAGCCCTTCCTAAACTACGCGGTCTGCAATGTTAACCGGGGGTCCAGGGTTTATATTTGAAGCGAGTTTCACGTCTGAACAGCAAGCAAAAGTACCGACGACTCGGCCCTAAATCTTCAAGAGAGCGTGACTGGCGAGATGGGCTGCGATCCTGGTATCTCACGCTCACAGTCGGGTTCTATTGACGCTAGCTACACAAGAATATCACGAAGCAGTGATTTAATGTTATTTCCCTGCATTCTACATAATCACCATACATATTCTGCAAACGGGGCGCGCCCCCGCCGACCCCCTCTCAGGGGgtcagactgcctccggcggctggggctccgccccagactccgctgctcctctcgcttcgctcgagtcggttccgtctCCCGTCCCAgctatctcctgcgaagcaggagccacggggtctggggcggagccccagccgccggaggcacagtgGCACCGTATAAGTTAGATACAGAGGTTTGAAGGGGCTAATTACAGGCGGCCAGGGCCCGGTCGAATTTGGCGACCAAGTCGGCTGTGGGCTCGAGGCCGATGCTGACGCGGATCAGGTTGCGGTCAACGCCGAAGGTGCTGACGTAGTCTAGCTCGCTGTAGTGGGCCAGCATCGGGAAGGGGCAGCAGAGGGTGAAGTTGGTGCCGAGACTGGGGCCTTTGTCGATGTCGAGGGCGTCGTAGAATCGTTGGGCATTGATAGGGTCTTTAAAGAGGATTGAGAAGAGCGAACCATAGCCGCCCTTTTCGACCATGAGCTCTTCATAGTGCTTTCTGGTGGGTGAATTGCTGGGGTAGTAGACGGTGTCTATGACAGGACTTTTGTTCAGCAGATCCACTACAGCTTGACTGTTGGTATTGCTCTTGTACGCACGCTCGACGACGTCGCGACTGTTCTTTTCTAACACATCGGCATCCTGATACCAGAGAAAGTCGACAAACTTGGTGCTGGCTTGTTTGAGTTGGTTGTAGTATTTACTGTCGGGGTTCAGAACAAGACTGCCGCCTAAAGCATCACATGCTCCGTTGAATATCTTGGTCAGACTGCAACACACGATATCGGCATAGGGAAACAGGTTCAGATTCACGTAGTTGGCCAGAGTGTCGTCAACTACAACTGCAAAGTTATACTTGTCAGCAAGCTTGCGAATGGCCAACAAATCAGGTGTTTTCAGCAGAGGGTTGGTTGGCACTTCACAGAACAAGGCAGTAATTCTCTCACCGGATTCAAGTAGTTTGGTAAGACTGTCAAGATCCTCAGCTTCACCATTACCATAGAAATGAGATCCAGGGCCCACCTTGGCCAGCAGCTTGATAGTATCAGTGAAAGCAAATCCATAACAGACACTTTTATACTCGCCAATAGCCTGTAGCACAGCTCTATGGGCGTTGAAAATGGCAGTCAGACCACTGGGAAATAAAAAcacatcttcttcaactgcctTGGGAGTAGGCACTTTAGATAGACTGGCAGTGTCATTAATGAGACTGGCAATCCGTTTTTTCAAAACAGATTTCGAATCTGTAGCATAAAGCTCTCTAGACGAAGTGTGCGAACCGGTGGGTTCTAAACGAGGACATTGACAGAGATACGCCCCCAGACGAGAACCAATGGCCTCGCCTGATACTCGCAGGTACAGTTTACCGACCGCAAACTCTGATTCGGGCATGAACGTCGCAAAAATAGTCAAAGTGGCCAGCGGGGCACTGGGATcattctgtttcttcttgtctGATTTGTCAGTTGTGGTGAATCCTGATACACGGACCTTAACATTAGGCAGTTCACTGTGTCTCTCGATGAACTCCTTACAtctgacagcagcatcataAAACGGAAATAGCAGACATTTATCACCTGGATCACCAAACCGCGAgatgatatcagcagccagaaGCTGTACTTTAGGATGGATTGAGAATCGTGGATAACCAGTACGAAGTTTGCTAGTGACCCACGGCTCGTCTTCCATAAGCCCCTCGACCACCCGCCAAGTGGGCAGTCTAAAACTGACGGGATGGATCTCATTAGGAGGAATGGGGTCGCCAATTCCATCTGGCACCGACATTTTCACACACTCTACTTTTCACAACTGGAACAACCGACAAAACACACCACAATTGGCAAACGCAGGTATCGATACTCGAATAAACTACAAAataaagaacaaaataattaGCTGTGAGCGTTACGAATGCGAATCTGGGGGCTATTTATACCTTTTGCAATAAAAACACACTAGGCTCACTTGGTCCACCGATTAACCATCAAACTGCAGAGCGGAAATCGATGCCTGCTTCAGATTTTGACTGCATGAACACGCCGATCGAGTGATATCAGGGGAAgggggacctgcctccggcggctggggctctgccccagaccccgtggctcctgcttcgcaggagttggctgggaccgaagacggaaccgactcgagcgcagcgagaggagcagcggggtctggggcggagccccagccgccggaggcacaccacCCCCGCAGGGATCTGCAGATGTGGACCTGGGTTTATATCAGTGATACCGCAGGTACGGCATCGACGGTTGTGATTTGAGACTGtcagagccagaagaaaagtGAGAAATGACGGGCGAATTGGACCAGTCGTTTCATGTCCATAGCGGACAGAGCCATTTGAAGTGGTCCAAGGATATAAAACCGGTGCTGAGAGTGAAATCGGGCGAGGTTGTCACTTTCGATGCCAATGATTCGAGTAATAACCAAATTCATAAAGACTCGACTCTCGAAACACTTTATTTCGATCTCGCTATCTGTGATCCCGTTTATGGACCAGTTTATATTGAAGGAGCTGAGCCTGGTGATACACTTGAAGTGGAACTGATGAAATTAGACCCCGCTGATTGGGGCTGGACTGCTATCTTCCCAGATTTCGGGCTTCTGGCAGATGAGTTCCCAGATACCCAATTGAAAATCTGGAAATTTGCTAAAGGATCAAAGACTGCTGAGTTTAAAAAGGGCATTGAAGTGCCGATTCGGCCATTTCTTGGCGAAGTGGGTGTTGCTCCTCCTGAAGGAGAACACTCGACGATTCCTCCGCTCGACACTGGCGGTAATATCGACTGTCGACATGTGGTCGAGGGAACTAAACTGTATCTTCCCGTGAAAGTTGCTGGTGCTCTTTTCAGCTGTGGAGATGGCCATGCTGCTCAGGGTGATGGAGAAGTGTGTGGAACTGCTATTGAGACACCCATGACGGCCACCCTGCGGTTCACGGTCCACAAAGACAAGCCCTGGGTGACTTCACCACACTACCTGACGAAACCAATCACTACCACTGTACCCGACAAAGGTACCTACAGTATCCTAGGTATCGATTCAGACCTCCGTGAAGCGGCCCGAAAGGCCATTCGCTCCATGATCGTGTACCTGACCACGACCCACTCGCTCACCAAGGTCGAGGCATACATGCTGTGCTCGGTGGCCGTCGACCTCAAAATCGCCGAGGCCGTCGACATGCCCAACTACGCAGTGGCAGCGACACTTCCTCTCAATATTTTTACTGAATAAATACGGGTGGTGActacctccggcggctggggctgcgccccagaccccgctgctcctctcgctgcgctcgagtcgttgcgtcgacaTTCCCAGcggtctcctgcgaagcaggaactagggggtctggggcgtagccccagccgccggaggcagacacgGGATTTCGTCCGAACTGTGTATTATTAGCACCTCTCGCCgagcaactcctgcgaagcaggagtaaccagggtctggggcggagccccagccgccggaggcactgtAGCTATTCCGCGACAACGTGGGAATAGGACTCGACTTTGCGACGGCAGTTGACGCAGCCGGAGAAGAGCTGCGATGCCAGGGTCTCGCGGCAGGGTTCGCACATTAGGAGACATCCGCATGGGAAGAGCACCACCTGTCGGGGTGCGGAGATGCATATGACACACAGGTTCGAGGATGGCAGGTCCGGTCCGTCTTCGTTGTCGTTGTCGAAGTCCGAGGCGTTCTGAAGTGAGCTGGTGTTGTGGTCGTGCCATCGGTTCTGGATCAGTTTGAGTGATTCCTGTCTATCGTTTTCAAGTAATCGGGTGTACTGAGAACGGGTGAGTGGCCGTccactgttgttgaagagatGCTTTTGGAGAATGTCTCGTCGTGGACTCTCTGCAGATAGGAGTGTTTGTAGAGAGTCAGGACCAGAAAGAAGCAACTCCTGGAAATCTTCTTGGAAAGTGCCGTTGTCTATGGGGCCCGCAGAGTCGTTCGACTCAGACTCAGACTCGGTTTCCCAGCCGTCTATATCCGATGTCTCAGGGTCCACAGCGTCGTTTTTGTCGAGATGG
The Sugiyamaella lignohabitans strain CBS 10342 chromosome A, complete sequence genome window above contains:
- the PEP8 gene encoding retromer subunit PEP8 (Vacuolar protein component of the retromer; forms part of the multimeric membrane-associated retromer complex involved in vacuolar protein sorting along with Vps35p, Vps29p, Vps17p, and Vps5p; essential for endosome-to-Golgi retrograde protein transport; interacts with Ypt7p; protein abundance increases in response to DNA replication stress; GO_component: GO:0005737 - cytoplasm [Evidence IDA] [PMID 22842922]; GO_component: GO:0005768 - endosome [Evidence IPI] [PMID 9700157]; GO_component: GO:0000329 - fungal-type vacuole membrane [Evidence IDA] [PMID 22842922]; GO_component: GO:0030904 - retromer complex [Evidence IEA]; GO_component: GO:0030904 - retromer complex [Evidence IMP,IPI] [PMID 9700157]; GO_component: GO:0030906 - retromer complex, inner shell [Evidence IMP] [PMID 9700157]; GO_function: GO:0008565 - protein transporter activity [Evidence IMP,IPI] [PMID 9700157]; GO_process: GO:0045053 - protein retention in Golgi apparatus [Evidence IMP] [PMID 8649377]; GO_process: GO:0015031 - protein transport [Evidence IEA]; GO_process: GO:0042147 - retrograde transport, endosome to Golgi [Evidence IPI] [PMID 9700157]; GO_process: GO:0006810 - transport [Evidence IEA]; GO_process: GO:0007034 - vacuolar transport [Evidence IEA]); protein product: MASFFKSQLDIEIRLDGEDTRTHVEIKQSNGQKAIAGTGNPSSANALARRRSVPLYMDGESVKGSVTIRPRDGKRLEHMGIKVQFVGSIEQSSDRGQHDDFLSLAQELAAPAELRHPETYDFEFKNVEKQFESYNGINVKLRYYVKVTVFRRMADIVREKDLWVYNYKVPPEGISSIKMDVGIEDCLHIEFEYSKSRYHLKDVIVGRIYFLLVRLKIKHMELSIIRRETVGVAPNQYNESDTLVRFEIMDGAPVRGETIPIRLFLGGFDLTPTFRDVNKKFSIRTFLSLVLIDEDSRRYFKQSEIILYRNPQDET
- a CDS encoding cystathionine gamma-synthase (hypothetical protein with similarity to Str2p; Str2p is a cystathionine gamma-synthase important in sulfur metabolism; YLL058W is not an essential gene; GO_component: GO:0005575 - cellular_component [Evidence ND]; GO_function: GO:0003824 - catalytic activity [Evidence IEA]; GO_function: GO:0003962 - cystathionine gamma-synthase activity [Evidence IEA]; GO_function: GO:0003962 - cystathionine gamma-synthase activity [Evidence ISS] [PMID 10821189]; GO_function: GO:0030170 - pyridoxal phosphate binding [Evidence IEA]; GO_function: GO:0016740 - transferase activity [Evidence IEA]; GO_process: GO:0008652 - cellular amino acid biosynthetic process [Evidence IEA]; GO_process: GO:0009086 - methionine biosynthetic process [Evidence IEA]; GO_process: GO:0006790 - sulfur compound metabolic process [Evidence ISS] [PMID 10821189]) — encoded protein: MSVPDGIGDPIPPNEIHPVSFRLPTWRVVEGLMEDEPWVTSKLRTGYPRFSIHPKVQLLAADIISRFGDPGDKCLLFPFYDAAVRCKEFIERHSELPNVKVRVSGFTTTDKSDKKKQNDPSAPLATLTIFATFMPESEFAVGKLYLRVSGEAIGSRLGAYLCQCPRLEPTGSHTSSRELYATDSKSVLKKRIASLINDTASLSKVPTPKAVEEDVFLFPSGLTAIFNAHRAVLQAIGEYKSVCYGFAFTDTIKLLAKVGPGSHFYGNGEAEDLDSLTKLLESGERITALFCEVPTNPLLKTPDLLAIRKLADKYNFAVVVDDTLANYVNLNLFPYADIVCCSLTKIFNGACDALGGSLVLNPDSKYYNQLKQASTKFVDFLWYQDADVLEKNSRDVVERAYKSNTNSQAVVDLLNKSPVIDTVYYPSNSPTRKHYEELMVEKGGYGSLFSILFKDPINAQRFYDALDIDKGPSLGTNFTLCCPFPMLAHYSELDYVSTFGVDRNLIRVSIGLEPTADLVAKFDRALAACN
- a CDS encoding formamidase, which codes for MTGELDQSFHVHSGQSHLKWSKDIKPVLRVKSGEVVTFDANDSSNNQIHKDSTLETLYFDLAICDPVYGPVYIEGAEPGDTLEVELMKLDPADWGWTAIFPDFGLLADEFPDTQLKIWKFAKGSKTAEFKKGIEVPIRPFLGEVGVAPPEGEHSTIPPLDTGGNIDCRHVVEGTKLYLPVKVAGALFSCGDGHAAQGDGEVCGTAIETPMTATLRFTVHKDKPWVTSPHYLTKPITTTVPDKGTYSILGIDSDLREAARKAIRSMIVYLTTTHSLTKVEAYMLCSVAVDLKIAEAVDMPNYAVAATLPLNIFTE